One segment of Scyliorhinus torazame isolate Kashiwa2021f chromosome 14, sScyTor2.1, whole genome shotgun sequence DNA contains the following:
- the LOC140389427 gene encoding lymphotoxin-alpha-like — protein sequence MNSENKLLDLESGAAVVLREWEPKRSCFWQSLCAVAVLGLLAVSSYLLLCQLGVLPSMQEMSPSSEPDPAQDMKNYSPVTASPASTDLPRLMRQVGGDPRGRIAAHLTASSTGHKNVIWQDETGSTFNRGVEFRDNHLIIKTPGQYFVYTQVVFHSVGCQDQAVYLSHELAKLSPDYPEEEVLLKATKSACHYGKHGDPWYKTSYQGAIFEFEEGDEVFSRVNVDVAGYVDTTTGKSFFGIFAL from the exons ATGAACAGCGAGAACAAGTTACTGGACCTTGAGAGTGGGGCAGCGGTGGTGCTGAGGGAATGGGAGCCCAAGAGGAGCTGCTTCTGGCAGTCTCTCTGTGCGGTGGCTGTGCTCGGCTTGCTGGCTGTGTCTTCTTACCTCCTCCTGTGTCAGCTCGGAGTTCTCCCTTCAATGCAG GAAAtgtcaccgagctcagagcctgatcCAGCACAGGACATGAAGAATTATTCACCTGTGACAGCATCTCCAGCTAGCACTG ACCTGCCTCGCCTGATGAGACAAGTGGGGGGCGACCCAAGAGGACGAATCGCAGCTCACCTGACAG CTTCATCAACTGGACATAAGAATGTTATCTGGCAGGATGAGACAGGTTCCACCTTCAACCGGGGCGTGGAGTTCAGGGATAACCACCTCATCATCAAGACCCCTGGTCAGTACTTTGTGTACACCCAGGTGGTCTTCCACAGTGTGGGCTGTCAGGACCAGGCCgtctacctgagccacgagctcgCCAAGCTGTCACCGGATTATCCGGAGGAAGAGGTGCTCCTGAAAGCCACCAAGTCCGCCTGTCACTACGGTAAACACGGAGACCCCTGGTACAAGACCTCCTACCAGGGAGCCATATTCGAGTTTGAGGAGGGAGATGAGGTCTTCTCCAGGGTTAACGTGGATGTGGCGGGGTATGTCGACACAACCACAGGAAAAAGCTTCTTCGGAATATTTGCTTTGTAA